The genomic segment CGGCCGGTAACCGCCGCAGCCTGATGCAGGCCAGGGCCGATGGTGCTGATGTCCGCATGGTCTATTCCACCCAGGACGCGTTGCAGATTGCGCGTGACCATCCCGAACAACAGGTGGTTTTCTTTGCCATTGGTTTCGAGACCACCACACCGCCCACCGCAGTGGCGATCAAGCAGGCCCGCTCAGAGTCGCTGAAAAACTTTTCCGTCTTCTGCAATCACGTGCTGACCCCCGCTGCCTTGGGTGCAATTTTGAATGCCGAAGAGCCTGTCAATATCGACGCCTTTCTCGGTCCTTCCCATGTCAGCACCGTCATCGGCAGCCGGCCCTATGAACAGTTTGCCAAAGACTATAAAAAGCCCATTGTTATCGCCGGCTTCGAACCGCTGGATGTGATGCAGTCGGTCCTGATGGCGATCCGGCTGATCAACGAGGGGCGCAATATTGTTGAGAACGAATATTCCCGCGCCGTCAGCCGCGATGGCAACACCAAGGCCCAGGCACTGGTGGAAGAAGTGTTTGAAGTGCGCGCCGGTTTTCAGTGGCGCGGCCTTGGTTTGATCCCCAACAGTGCCTTGGAGATTCGCGCCGGGTACGGTGAGTTTGATGCAGAGAAACGTTTCAGTGTCAGTGCCCGGGCGGCGACGGATACCAAAGGCTGCGAGTGTCCGGCGATTTTGCGTGGACAAAAAAAGCCCATAGACTGCAAACTGTTCGGCACGGTTTGTATGCCGGAGAATCCCATGGGCTCCTGCATGGTTTCTTCTGAAGGGGCGTGCGCCGCCTATTGGAATTAC from the Gammaproteobacteria bacterium genome contains:
- the hypD gene encoding hydrogenase formation protein HypD is translated as MKYVDEFRDQQQARAIAAAIAREAKAERRYRLMEFCGGHTHAIFRYGVQDLMPANVEFIHGPGCPVCVLPVGRIDEAMQLAQNHGVILCTYGDMMRVPAGNRRSLMQARADGADVRMVYSTQDALQIARDHPEQQVVFFAIGFETTTPPTAVAIKQARSESLKNFSVFCNHVLTPAALGAILNAEEPVNIDAFLGPSHVSTVIGSRPYEQFAKDYKKPIVIAGFEPLDVMQSVLMAIRLINEGRNIVENEYSRAVSRDGNTKAQALVEEVFEVRAGFQWRGLGLIPNSALEIRAGYGEFDAEKRFSVSARAATDTKGCECPAILRGQKKPIDCKLFGTVCMPENPMGSCMVSSEGACAAYWNYGRFRGVA